From a single Planctellipticum variicoloris genomic region:
- a CDS encoding motility protein A produces MDKATLIGVLAANGAMLYGIIVAGASLKAFWDTPSVIMVFGGAIAVLLIAFPFASVMKFFAISKKVFFPKVQPVTPVITQLVEFAEIARRDGILALENKTASIQDPFVLMGLQMAIDGTEAEVMEAIMRSEVESMATRHKFGKTLMETTARYAPAFGMIGTLIGLIIMLGNMSNPDAIGPGMAVALLTTLYGAYIANAFCLPVADKLAFYSRKEIEIREIAIRGLLSIQNGDNPRVIEQKLLTFLPAKERAAFARNKAAA; encoded by the coding sequence ATGGACAAGGCGACGCTGATCGGCGTGCTTGCAGCGAACGGCGCAATGCTTTACGGCATCATCGTCGCCGGCGCCAGCCTCAAGGCGTTCTGGGATACGCCGTCGGTCATCATGGTGTTCGGCGGCGCCATCGCCGTTCTGCTGATTGCCTTCCCATTTGCGAGCGTGATGAAGTTCTTTGCGATCTCGAAGAAGGTGTTTTTCCCCAAGGTGCAGCCGGTCACGCCGGTCATCACGCAGCTCGTGGAGTTCGCCGAAATCGCCCGCCGGGACGGAATTCTGGCGCTGGAGAACAAGACGGCTTCCATCCAGGATCCATTCGTTCTGATGGGGCTGCAGATGGCGATTGACGGCACCGAAGCCGAAGTCATGGAAGCCATTATGCGTTCGGAAGTGGAATCCATGGCGACCCGCCACAAGTTCGGTAAGACGTTGATGGAGACCACTGCCCGTTACGCGCCGGCGTTCGGCATGATCGGTACGCTGATCGGCCTGATCATCATGCTCGGCAACATGTCCAACCCCGACGCCATCGGCCCCGGTATGGCGGTCGCGCTGCTCACGACGCTCTACGGCGCGTATATCGCGAACGCCTTCTGCCTCCCGGTTGCCGACAAACTGGCGTTTTACAGCCGCAAAGAAATCGAGATTCGCGAAATCGCGATCCGCGGGCTGCTGTCGATCCAGAACGGCGACAATCCGCGCGTCATCGAGCAGAAGCTGCTGACGTTTCTGCCGGCGAAAGAGCGTGCGGCGTTCGCCCGTAATAAAGCGGCCGCCTGA
- the sucC gene encoding ADP-forming succinate--CoA ligase subunit beta — MKIHEYQAKQLLVKAGVPVPRNIVARTPDEAARAFQELGGELAVVKSQIHAGGRGKGRFNEHPEQPGVVLVRSADEAKAHAARMLGSTLVTIQTGPEGKQVSTLLVEAGLKIARELYLGVVVDREAGGPVLIVSSEGGMEIEVVAHDSPEKILKEAFDVSAGLQAFQARKLAFALGLEGAALKNAVGFFQKTCQFFVDNDCSMAEINPLVVTADGELIALDAKVTFDDNALFRHPEFAELRDLNEEEPMEVQAQKAGLSYVKLDGNLGCLVNGAGLAMSTMDIIKLHGGEPANFLDVGGGANVDQVTEAFRIILADPNVKGVLVNIFGGIMKCDTIVTALMTAYDKIGIKVPLVVRLEGTNVEIARKMLAVSGRNIVTGTDLTDAAKKAVAAI, encoded by the coding sequence ATGAAGATTCACGAATATCAGGCGAAGCAACTGCTTGTGAAGGCAGGAGTTCCGGTTCCACGCAACATTGTCGCCAGGACCCCGGACGAGGCCGCCCGAGCCTTTCAGGAACTGGGAGGGGAGCTCGCCGTCGTGAAGTCTCAAATTCACGCCGGCGGCCGCGGCAAGGGCCGGTTCAACGAGCATCCGGAACAGCCGGGAGTGGTGCTCGTCCGTTCCGCGGACGAGGCGAAGGCCCATGCGGCCCGCATGCTGGGTTCGACGCTGGTGACGATCCAGACCGGTCCTGAGGGAAAACAGGTCAGCACGCTGCTGGTCGAAGCCGGGCTGAAGATCGCCCGCGAGCTCTACCTGGGCGTGGTGGTCGACCGCGAAGCGGGCGGTCCGGTATTGATCGTCTCCTCCGAAGGAGGCATGGAGATTGAAGTCGTCGCGCACGACTCTCCGGAGAAGATTCTCAAGGAGGCCTTCGACGTCTCCGCCGGTCTGCAGGCCTTTCAGGCGCGCAAACTGGCGTTCGCACTCGGTCTGGAAGGGGCGGCACTCAAGAATGCGGTCGGGTTCTTCCAGAAGACATGCCAGTTCTTCGTCGACAATGACTGCAGCATGGCGGAAATCAACCCGCTGGTCGTGACGGCTGACGGAGAGCTGATCGCGCTGGATGCCAAAGTCACGTTTGACGACAACGCCCTGTTCCGCCATCCCGAGTTCGCCGAGCTGCGGGACCTGAACGAAGAGGAGCCGATGGAAGTCCAGGCCCAGAAGGCAGGGCTCAGCTACGTGAAGCTCGATGGGAATCTGGGCTGTCTGGTGAACGGCGCCGGCCTGGCGATGAGCACGATGGACATCATCAAGCTGCACGGCGGCGAGCCGGCGAACTTCCTCGACGTCGGGGGCGGGGCTAACGTCGATCAGGTGACGGAGGCGTTCCGGATCATTCTTGCCGATCCCAATGTGAAGGGCGTGCTGGTCAATATTTTCGGCGGCATTATGAAGTGCGACACGATCGTGACCGCGCTGATGACCGCCTACGACAAGATCGGCATCAAGGTTCCGCTGGTAGTCCGGCTGGAAGGGACGAATGTGGAGATCGCCCGCAAAATGCTGGCGGTAAGCGGTCGGAACATTGTCACCGGTACGGATCTGACGGACGCGGCGAAGAAAGCCGTGGCGGCGATCTGA
- the mutM gene encoding bifunctional DNA-formamidopyrimidine glycosylase/DNA-(apurinic or apyrimidinic site) lyase — MPELPEVETMVRGIRQHVTGRKIRGFRDCGCRCKPLSLRPDLPELTRRMTGNTISEVRRLGKRVVLDLQDGASLAIEPRMTGLMVLADPPDVEHLRLEWEFAGRGEFDRLWFWDRRGLGTVRLFERGELESALAGSLGPDALTAPLTHWLGFCKRTSRPIKVVLLDQTCLAGIGNLYASEILHVAKVGPARPANQLTAREIGRLHQAAQDVLNDAIRHEGSTLGDGTYRNALNKAGGYQNVHRVYMKAGQPCATCRKTAIERIVQAQRSTFYCPRCQPPKDR, encoded by the coding sequence TTGCCAGAGCTCCCCGAAGTGGAAACGATGGTCCGCGGCATTCGTCAACACGTCACCGGCCGGAAAATCCGCGGATTCCGCGACTGCGGCTGCCGCTGCAAACCCCTTTCGCTCCGTCCAGACCTTCCGGAACTGACCCGGCGAATGACCGGAAACACCATTTCCGAGGTCCGCCGGCTGGGAAAACGGGTCGTGCTGGACCTGCAGGATGGGGCGAGCCTGGCGATTGAGCCGCGAATGACGGGCCTGATGGTCCTGGCCGATCCCCCCGACGTCGAACACCTCCGCCTGGAATGGGAATTCGCCGGCCGGGGGGAATTCGACCGCCTCTGGTTCTGGGACCGTCGGGGGCTGGGAACCGTCCGGCTGTTCGAACGGGGAGAACTGGAGTCCGCACTCGCCGGCTCGCTGGGACCGGACGCCCTGACCGCCCCGCTGACGCACTGGCTGGGGTTTTGCAAAAGGACATCCCGGCCGATCAAAGTCGTCCTGCTCGATCAGACCTGCCTGGCGGGGATCGGAAATCTCTACGCCAGCGAGATCCTGCACGTCGCCAAAGTCGGCCCCGCCCGTCCCGCAAACCAGCTCACAGCCCGCGAAATTGGTCGCTTGCATCAGGCCGCGCAGGACGTTCTCAACGACGCCATCCGGCACGAAGGCTCCACGCTCGGCGACGGCACGTACCGCAACGCTCTCAACAAAGCCGGGGGCTACCAGAACGTCCACCGCGTCTACATGAAAGCCGGACAGCCCTGCGCAACCTGCAGAAAAACGGCGATCGAACGCATCGTTCAGGCGCAGCGTTCGACGTTCTACTGCCCGCGATGTCAGCCGCCCAAAGACCGATGA
- a CDS encoding OmpA/MotB family protein: protein MAMPPDDPPPGVPEWVVTYGDMMSLLLTFFIMLVSMAEMKSAGKMKAMLNSMKEQFGPLDGIFGAPGDSLQTTGAMETAASHGNASKGGTKKGGYKSKGLAGPSASVKRLAHGTVITLGGPAVFSVHTDRISESTRKDLEAIGRLLAGRQNNIVVSGHTSREQLPGDSPFKDPFELSFARARKCAQFLMDQGISPTRIQVVAIGDSEPKVISRLPEAQQQNDRVDVFVVDTYTTADSKGNNPDQSPAAPAGAAASPAERP, encoded by the coding sequence ATGGCGATGCCACCCGATGATCCGCCGCCCGGAGTTCCCGAGTGGGTCGTCACGTACGGTGACATGATGTCGCTGCTGCTGACATTCTTCATCATGCTCGTCTCAATGGCGGAGATGAAGAGTGCCGGCAAGATGAAGGCGATGCTCAACTCCATGAAGGAGCAATTCGGGCCGCTGGACGGAATCTTCGGCGCGCCTGGCGATTCGCTGCAGACGACCGGCGCGATGGAAACGGCCGCATCGCACGGGAATGCCTCGAAAGGCGGCACCAAGAAGGGCGGGTACAAGAGCAAAGGGCTTGCCGGCCCTTCGGCGTCCGTGAAACGCCTGGCGCATGGAACGGTCATCACGCTCGGCGGGCCAGCGGTCTTTTCGGTCCACACCGACCGAATCAGCGAATCCACCCGTAAGGATCTCGAGGCGATCGGCAGGCTTCTGGCTGGCCGGCAGAACAATATTGTCGTCAGCGGCCATACGTCTCGCGAACAATTGCCGGGGGATTCTCCGTTCAAGGATCCGTTTGAACTCAGCTTTGCCCGCGCCCGCAAATGCGCCCAGTTCCTGATGGATCAGGGGATTTCCCCCACGCGGATTCAGGTTGTCGCCATCGGCGACAGCGAGCCGAAAGTCATCAGCCGGCTTCCGGAGGCGCAGCAGCAGAATGATCGTGTTGACGTATTTGTCGTAGATACCTATACCACCGCAGATTCCAAGGGCAACAATCCAGACCAGTCGCCGGCAGCGCCGGCCGGCGCGGCCGCGTCGCCAGCCGAAAGACCGTGA
- a CDS encoding IS110 family transposase: MLNPSTPCGVMGHAAGAASERSDEAAPAAAGDRSIASGASEPAAELDRRRHGRTSPNSRLSRKRSRNSPSSHLRDWEHAIDPRIHIGIDVSKARLDVAMSDSSSLLAVDNDLKGFLKLLKQLPPPDRCQVVMEATGTYHFDAFLCLNDHGYHVAVVPPIRVRAFATGAGWIAKTDAIDARVLVRYSKVAELQITEKPSDFQLKLHALVTRRRQLVDLHVQESNHFEAARDKAVKDDIEQTRNMLKIRITAIEKQIDDLCDSDPDAKRRVELMTSVPGIAKRTAAVLLGELPELGDANRQQVGALVGVAPYNRDSGKSSKLRSIRGGRASVRSALYMAALTASRCNPVIRPFYRRLKDAGKPSKVCLTACIRKLLTILNAMIKSDTAWNHGLQNA; encoded by the coding sequence ATGTTGAATCCATCTACCCCGTGTGGTGTCATGGGACACGCGGCGGGGGCCGCTTCGGAGCGTAGCGACGAAGCGGCCCCCGCCGCGGCCGGCGACAGATCGATCGCGTCTGGGGCCTCAGAGCCCGCCGCGGAGCTGGATCGTCGTCGGCATGGTCGTACCAGCCCGAACAGCCGTTTGAGCCGGAAGCGTTCTCGAAACTCTCCGAGCTCGCATTTACGAGATTGGGAACACGCCATCGACCCCCGCATCCACATCGGCATCGACGTCTCCAAGGCACGACTCGATGTCGCCATGTCCGACTCCTCTTCCCTCCTGGCCGTCGACAACGACCTCAAGGGCTTCCTGAAACTCCTCAAGCAGCTCCCCCCACCCGACCGCTGCCAGGTCGTCATGGAGGCCACCGGCACCTATCACTTCGACGCCTTCCTCTGTCTCAACGATCACGGGTATCACGTCGCCGTCGTGCCCCCCATCCGCGTCCGCGCCTTTGCCACAGGGGCCGGATGGATCGCCAAAACCGACGCCATCGACGCACGCGTCCTCGTTCGTTACTCCAAGGTCGCCGAACTCCAGATCACCGAAAAACCCTCCGATTTCCAGCTCAAACTCCACGCACTCGTCACTCGCCGACGGCAGCTCGTCGACCTCCACGTCCAGGAGTCCAATCACTTCGAAGCCGCTCGCGACAAGGCCGTCAAAGACGACATCGAGCAAACCCGAAACATGCTCAAAATACGCATCACTGCCATCGAAAAACAGATCGACGATCTCTGCGACTCCGACCCCGATGCCAAACGCCGCGTCGAACTCATGACCTCCGTCCCAGGCATCGCCAAACGGACAGCCGCCGTGCTCCTCGGAGAACTCCCCGAACTCGGCGACGCCAACCGCCAGCAGGTCGGAGCACTCGTCGGCGTCGCCCCCTACAACCGCGACAGCGGCAAGTCCTCCAAACTCAGATCCATCCGCGGCGGCAGAGCCTCCGTCCGTTCCGCTCTCTACATGGCGGCACTCACCGCCTCACGCTGCAACCCCGTCATCAGACCGTTCTATCGCAGACTCAAAGACGCCGGTAAGCCAAGCAAGGTCTGCCTCACCGCCTGCATCCGCAAACTCCTGACCATCCTCAACGCGATGATCAAATCCGACACCGCCTGGAACCACGGACTCCAAAATGCGTAA
- a CDS encoding flagellar hook protein FlgE translates to MGLTSAMNTSLNGLQLNEVSIDVLGNNIANAGTNGFKASTVRFQTQLARTLSVGSRPTATQGGTNPRQVGLGASVSVISKDFTQGSVTNSSSPSDLAIQGNGFFILNGPNGRVYSRNGNFSLNSDSKLVNDQGMFVMGYGVDRDFNVVKTQLVPMSIPIGNLNIAQQTTSLALTGALFPAGALATQGSVSTTGVMTDTSTSAAATGTSLLSDLENANGDTLFTVGQELSLAPRKGGRTVEAGHLTVTATTTVDDLMQFYSDTLGIQSGGTIPNDGVTGTQPGVTLAGGQITIVGNAGTVNDIDVTVGDLVSGTSVVPLSFNKTQTANGESTGTDFVIYDSLGQPVNVRVSAILEGTNPSKTTYRYYIESPDNSGSNVALSTGTVDFDSLGRVSNGGISTFSLDRSDTAAVSPMQVTIDFTGITGISTAAAGSKLDLSAQNGAPPGTLQNFIIDESGVVNGVFDNGLIRPLGQVVLARFANPDGLIEDGSTTFKEGVSSGTPALVEPATFGVGTIRAGAIELSNTDIGKSLVDLIVASTNYRANSRVIQSVTQLVDELLQLAR, encoded by the coding sequence ATGGGTCTTACGTCCGCGATGAACACATCGCTCAACGGGCTGCAGCTTAACGAAGTCAGCATCGACGTCCTCGGCAACAACATTGCCAACGCCGGCACCAACGGCTTCAAGGCTTCGACGGTCCGCTTCCAGACCCAGCTCGCCCGGACGCTGAGCGTCGGCTCGCGTCCCACCGCCACCCAGGGCGGCACCAACCCCCGACAGGTCGGCCTGGGGGCGTCGGTGTCGGTGATTTCCAAAGACTTCACCCAGGGGAGCGTCACCAACAGCAGCAGCCCCTCCGACCTGGCGATCCAGGGGAACGGCTTCTTTATTCTCAACGGCCCGAACGGACGGGTTTATTCGCGCAACGGCAACTTCTCACTCAACAGCGACAGCAAACTCGTCAACGATCAGGGCATGTTCGTCATGGGCTACGGGGTCGACCGCGACTTCAACGTGGTGAAGACCCAGCTCGTGCCGATGTCGATTCCCATCGGCAACCTGAACATCGCCCAGCAGACCACGTCGCTGGCGCTGACGGGAGCGCTGTTTCCGGCCGGTGCGCTGGCGACACAGGGCAGCGTCTCCACGACCGGCGTCATGACTGATACCAGCACGTCTGCGGCCGCCACCGGGACTTCGCTCCTCTCCGACCTGGAGAACGCCAACGGCGATACGCTGTTCACCGTCGGGCAGGAGCTGTCGCTCGCACCCCGGAAGGGGGGACGGACGGTCGAAGCGGGGCATCTGACGGTGACCGCCACGACGACCGTCGACGATCTGATGCAGTTCTATTCCGACACGCTCGGCATTCAGTCCGGCGGCACGATTCCCAATGACGGAGTCACCGGGACCCAGCCGGGCGTCACGCTGGCGGGGGGGCAGATTACGATCGTCGGCAACGCGGGCACCGTCAACGACATCGACGTCACCGTCGGCGACCTCGTCAGCGGCACCTCGGTCGTGCCGCTGAGTTTCAACAAGACGCAGACGGCCAATGGCGAGAGCACCGGCACCGACTTTGTGATTTACGACTCGCTCGGCCAGCCGGTCAACGTACGGGTTTCCGCTATCCTCGAAGGGACAAATCCGAGCAAAACCACTTACCGCTACTACATCGAAAGCCCCGACAACTCCGGCAGCAACGTCGCCCTGTCCACGGGGACGGTCGATTTCGACAGTCTGGGGCGGGTCTCCAACGGCGGCATTTCGACCTTCTCGCTCGATCGGTCCGACACCGCCGCCGTCAGCCCGATGCAGGTGACGATCGACTTCACCGGGATCACCGGCATTTCGACCGCCGCGGCGGGGAGCAAACTCGACCTGTCGGCACAAAACGGGGCTCCTCCCGGCACGCTGCAGAACTTCATCATCGACGAGTCGGGCGTGGTGAACGGCGTCTTCGACAACGGGCTGATTCGACCGCTCGGCCAGGTGGTTCTGGCCCGGTTCGCGAACCCGGACGGATTGATCGAAGACGGCTCCACGACGTTCAAGGAGGGGGTCAGTTCGGGAACGCCGGCGCTGGTGGAACCCGCCACGTTCGGCGTGGGGACGATCCGCGCGGGCGCCATCGAGCTGTCGAACACGGACATCGGCAAGAGTCTCGTCGATCTGATCGTCGCCTCGACGAACTATCGGGCGAATTCGCGCGTGATCCAGTCGGTGACGCAGCTCGTCGACGAACTGCTGCAGCTCGCTCGCTAG
- a CDS encoding DUF1598 domain-containing protein, producing MVPRDHNLPILSKFRATAGRKWIAASLFAVASSSGMESVLAATPLIDDTVAAHAAAGEFGLATNVALSTPDSAKQSQLLQMIASRQAGAGERDAAYATTRRMPQAEERGRAAQSLGGGVQADFTSLMTLIQDNTSGMWEQVDGEGGTMTPFMTGVRVDPKGLLAKISEQEMTGELAALSERVRDAAINEDMARPSKLRLISLRRLEQAVADSLDQGQSVPESMARMAGLTRVTHVFVAQGEKDVILGGPAEAWQYDEKGQIVGVESGRPVLNLDDFVVVLRAFLRGQNDFGCSINVREEGVKALSQYVEASQAKGPLAPGALRGWTKNLQDKLGRQDVVVWGIPADSRAARVIVEADYRMKLIGIDKLDAGKEIPSYFDLLTLSQQKNVSTMDALRWWLTMKYDAVLHSADRTAFEIQGSSVLCQSENQLLTAEGKHLPTGKSEATNRQFAQNFTQHYNKLAARDVVFADTQNVFDLALVASLIHEDKIATQIGWNFGSLGPNGDYQAAHYPAAREIDSVVNHRVYNGKDIVVQVAGGVSADVRSVLKDAAVNREAPELAAKKVAAAAPQLPVGRWWWDAK from the coding sequence ATGGTCCCTCGCGACCACAACTTGCCCATTCTGTCTAAGTTCCGCGCCACAGCCGGTCGCAAGTGGATTGCGGCGTCGCTGTTCGCAGTGGCCAGCTCGTCGGGAATGGAGTCCGTTCTGGCTGCGACGCCTTTGATCGATGACACGGTCGCGGCACACGCGGCGGCTGGCGAATTCGGCCTGGCGACCAACGTCGCCTTGTCGACACCCGATTCCGCCAAGCAGTCTCAGCTCCTGCAGATGATTGCCAGTCGGCAGGCCGGCGCCGGCGAACGCGATGCGGCATACGCCACAACGCGGCGGATGCCCCAGGCGGAAGAACGCGGCCGGGCGGCTCAGTCGCTGGGCGGCGGCGTGCAGGCGGACTTTACGTCGCTGATGACGCTGATTCAGGATAACACCAGCGGGATGTGGGAGCAGGTCGACGGCGAAGGGGGGACGATGACCCCGTTCATGACCGGCGTTCGCGTCGATCCCAAGGGCCTGCTGGCGAAAATCTCCGAGCAGGAAATGACCGGCGAGCTGGCCGCTCTGAGCGAGCGCGTCCGGGACGCCGCGATCAACGAAGATATGGCCCGGCCGAGCAAGTTGCGGCTGATTTCGTTGCGTCGGCTGGAACAGGCCGTCGCCGATTCGCTCGACCAGGGCCAGTCGGTGCCGGAGTCGATGGCCCGGATGGCCGGCCTGACCCGCGTGACGCACGTGTTCGTCGCCCAGGGCGAGAAGGACGTGATCCTTGGCGGTCCGGCCGAGGCGTGGCAGTACGACGAGAAAGGTCAGATTGTCGGCGTCGAATCGGGTCGCCCCGTGCTGAACCTCGACGACTTCGTCGTGGTGTTGCGGGCGTTCCTGCGAGGCCAGAATGACTTTGGCTGCTCGATCAACGTTCGCGAAGAGGGTGTGAAGGCTCTGTCGCAGTACGTCGAAGCGTCGCAGGCCAAGGGGCCGCTGGCTCCGGGGGCTCTGCGCGGCTGGACGAAGAATCTGCAGGATAAACTGGGTCGGCAGGACGTGGTGGTCTGGGGCATTCCGGCAGACAGCCGGGCGGCTCGCGTCATCGTCGAGGCCGACTACCGGATGAAGCTGATCGGCATCGACAAGCTCGACGCCGGCAAGGAAATCCCGAGCTACTTCGACCTGCTGACGCTTTCGCAGCAGAAGAACGTGTCGACGATGGACGCGTTGCGATGGTGGCTGACGATGAAGTACGACGCCGTGCTGCATTCGGCCGACCGGACGGCGTTTGAGATTCAGGGATCGTCGGTGCTGTGCCAGTCGGAGAACCAGCTTCTGACCGCCGAAGGGAAGCACTTGCCGACCGGCAAGTCGGAGGCGACGAACCGGCAGTTCGCGCAGAATTTCACGCAGCACTACAACAAGCTGGCGGCGCGGGACGTGGTCTTCGCGGATACTCAGAACGTGTTCGACCTGGCCCTCGTCGCCTCGCTGATCCACGAAGACAAGATCGCCACTCAGATCGGCTGGAACTTCGGCTCGCTCGGTCCGAATGGCGACTACCAGGCCGCGCACTACCCGGCCGCCCGCGAAATCGATTCGGTGGTCAATCACCGCGTCTACAACGGCAAAGACATCGTGGTCCAGGTGGCGGGCGGCGTGAGCGCCGATGTCCGCTCGGTCCTGAAGGACGCCGCGGTGAATCGCGAAGCTCCGGAGCTGGCGGCCAAGAAGGTCGCCGCGGCGGCTCCGCAGTTGCCGGTCGGTCGCTGGTGGTGGGACGCCAAGTAA
- a CDS encoding flagellar FlbD family protein has translation MIKLTRINGEEFVVNADLIRFVESRPDTYVTLTTDERLIVLEPVDEVIRRSIEYARAIRLVPGLAR, from the coding sequence ATGATCAAGCTCACCCGCATCAACGGCGAGGAATTCGTCGTCAATGCCGACCTGATCCGCTTCGTCGAAAGCCGTCCGGACACGTACGTCACGCTCACGACCGACGAGCGGCTGATCGTTCTGGAACCGGTCGACGAAGTGATCCGCAGATCCATCGAATACGCCCGCGCCATCCGGCTCGTTCCAGGTCTGGCGCGGTGA
- the fliN gene encoding flagellar motor switch protein FliN: MAGSDELLTPEEIEALMSAARGEDPPPPAAAAPPAAGKSDLLNADDISALFQQTPAAPPAKSPAPPVAAPSDLLSADDISALFSAPAAPPPKPAAKPAPPRKPPAPSPAEASLRQAEQHLAAAVAPDVRAPRGLPPELGEPRKFEYASFDSSDSRSEAVRQLGSLQDVELDLRVELGRTELLIEEVMKLREGSVVPLDKLAGDPVDIFVNGRMVARGEVLVLNDNFCVRVAEILTPEM; this comes from the coding sequence GTGGCTGGCTCCGACGAACTGCTGACGCCCGAAGAAATCGAGGCGCTGATGTCCGCAGCGCGGGGTGAAGATCCGCCGCCGCCCGCCGCTGCGGCCCCGCCGGCCGCCGGCAAGTCCGACCTGCTCAATGCCGACGATATTTCGGCGCTCTTTCAGCAGACCCCGGCCGCTCCGCCGGCCAAATCGCCCGCGCCGCCGGTCGCCGCCCCGTCCGATCTGTTGAGCGCCGACGATATTTCTGCACTGTTTTCGGCCCCGGCCGCCCCGCCGCCGAAACCGGCCGCGAAGCCCGCGCCCCCCCGCAAGCCGCCGGCTCCCAGTCCCGCCGAAGCTTCGCTGCGGCAGGCCGAGCAGCACCTGGCGGCCGCGGTCGCTCCCGACGTCAGAGCCCCCCGCGGTCTGCCGCCGGAATTGGGCGAACCGCGGAAGTTCGAGTATGCCAGTTTCGACTCGTCGGACTCCCGGTCCGAAGCGGTCCGCCAGCTCGGTTCGCTGCAGGATGTCGAGCTCGATCTGCGCGTAGAACTGGGGCGGACGGAACTGCTGATTGAAGAAGTCATGAAACTCCGCGAAGGGTCGGTCGTCCCGCTCGACAAGCTTGCGGGCGACCCTGTGGACATCTTCGTCAACGGGCGGATGGTCGCCCGCGGCGAAGTTCTCGTCCTCAACGACAATTTCTGCGTCCGCGTGGCGGAGATTCTCACGCCGGAGATGTAG
- a CDS encoding phosphoadenylyl-sulfate reductase, with the protein MATLTQADLIPLNRAFEESSPGDLLRWAKETFGDRVATLSAMQMAGSVVCHMLHSLDLNVPVLFVDTGVNFQETLETRDRIAREYGLQIITLMPRLTMEEQTKQLGVLYLDHEGQKTCCHMRKNEPLLTAKGRYDALIGSLRRTDGGRRDSCPILHLDVEMNCLRINPLANFTNEQLDAYIAEHHVIVNPLHYQGFTTIGCNRCTTPVLPTEPKRAGRWRHLGPWSVYCGINPTDREGGAGIAIDLPQDTIDKLLGRMTDFAI; encoded by the coding sequence ATGGCGACTTTGACCCAGGCCGACCTGATTCCTTTGAACAGGGCCTTTGAAGAGAGTTCTCCCGGCGACCTGCTGCGCTGGGCCAAGGAGACGTTCGGCGATCGCGTGGCGACATTGTCGGCGATGCAGATGGCGGGGAGCGTGGTCTGCCACATGCTGCACTCGCTGGACCTGAATGTTCCGGTCCTGTTCGTCGACACGGGGGTTAACTTTCAGGAGACGCTGGAGACGCGCGACCGGATCGCCCGCGAATACGGCCTGCAGATCATCACGCTGATGCCGCGACTGACGATGGAAGAGCAGACCAAGCAGCTCGGCGTGCTGTACCTCGACCACGAAGGACAGAAGACCTGCTGCCACATGCGGAAGAACGAGCCGCTGCTGACGGCGAAGGGACGCTACGACGCGCTGATCGGCAGCCTGCGCCGCACGGACGGCGGCCGGCGGGACAGTTGCCCGATTCTGCATCTCGACGTCGAAATGAACTGCCTGCGGATCAATCCGCTGGCGAACTTTACGAACGAGCAGCTCGACGCCTACATCGCCGAGCACCATGTGATCGTCAACCCGCTGCATTATCAGGGGTTTACGACGATCGGCTGCAACCGCTGCACGACGCCGGTTCTGCCGACGGAGCCGAAGCGTGCGGGCCGGTGGCGGCATCTGGGTCCGTGGTCGGTCTACTGCGGCATCAACCCGACCGACCGCGAAGGGGGGGCCGGCATCGCCATCGACCTGCCGCAGGACACGATCGACAAGCTGCTGGGCCGGATGACGGATTTTGCGATTT